Genomic segment of Methanobacterium spitsbergense:
CGGCGCATCGGTGGCTCTCATAGGGGTATTCATAATTATGTACTGGCCAAGGGGATAATATTCCATTTAATAGATCCAACAAGAATTAGTCAAGTAATCGATTTAATGAATTATAGGATCTTATTCAATCAATTAAAATTTATTCGGTGAAATCCAATAAATATTGTGCATTAATAAATTTTAAATTAATTATTTCAACAAAAATTTTTACATAAATAGACCATACATCATATTAAATATAAACAAATTCTTTATTGAATATGAAACATATCATTAGTTGGTAATTTTCCAGAACTATGATCATCTCATCATAATAAATTATGCTAAGAAAATTTTTTTAGGAAATAACTTTCTAATTCTAAAAGAAGTTCTAGATCTAAATTATTGTTAAATTAATTATATCAATAAAATTACAAAAAAATTGAAAAAACTTACTAAAATTTAATTGGGTAATCTAATGAATAAATTTGACGTAATAGTTGTTGGTGCAGGGCCTGTAGGCTCAACATTTGCCAGATATATTGCAAATGAAGGTTTTAAAGTAGTAATGTTAGAGAGGAAACGAGAAGTTGGTGTTCCCCTCCAGTGTGCAGGACTTTTAGGCAAAAAAATAAAGGATATTAATATCCTTCCAGACGAATACATCTTAAACGAGGTTTACGGCGCATATTTACATTCACCTTCAGATATTATATTAAAAGTTGGCCGAAAAGATCCAGAGGCATATGTAATCGATAGAGTAGGTTATGACAAATTTTTAGTAGAACAAGCAGTTGATGCAGGAGCAGAGCTTCTTTTAAACCATAGGGTAAAAGGTTTGGATGTAAAGACAGGAGAAGTTTGTGTTGGAAACAATTCTGATAAGATATTCCAAGGTGAAGTGATTGTTGGAGCTGATGGACATGCATCCCGAGTATCTGATGAATTCAACCCAAAATCAAAATCGGTAATGGCAGCGCAATATCTTTTAGACATGAAAAAAGATGTTTTTGATATAGATAATGTCAATCTTAACGTTAATTCAAATATATCTCCCGGATTTTTATGGATGATCCCGATTTCTAAATCAATGGCGAGAATAGGACTCTTTGCAAATAAAGATTATAATGGACTCAATGAAGTTTTAAAAGATTTTATTAATCATGATACATGTTATAAAAATGCTTCAATTTTAAAGAAGTATCAAGGATTCATACCGGTTTATAACTCTAAAAAGAAAATTGTAAAAGACAGAGCTATACTCTTGGGTGATGCAGCATCACAAGTAAAACCCACTACTGGTGGAGGCCTTATAATTGGATTTGAATGTGCTAAAATGGCAGCAAATACTGTTTCAAGGGCACTTCAAATGGAAGATATTAAAATTCTCAATGAATATGAATATGAATATAAAAAACGTTTTAAAAATGAGTTAAAAGTTCAAATAGAAGTTCAAAAGATTTTTGAATCACTTACAAATGAAGATCTTGACAAGATGTTTTTAAAACTTAAAGAAGGAAATGCAGAGGCTTTAATATCTGAATATGGGGATATGGACACCCAATCCACTCTTATAAAAGAAATGATAAAAAATAGGCTTCTGTTTTCCATTTTACCCAAATTGTTAACTCGGAGGATAGGAAGTTTATGGAAATAGTTTTAATATTGTCGCAGGAACATCAAACATTACCAAAAGCAGAGGTTGAAGCTGTTTTAAATGCTGAAAGTATACCATTCAGCTTTGAAAATCAGTACGAAGGTGTTTTGATTCTCAATGTACCAGATGAATATTCAAAATCTCTTAAGACCTTTGGTAAAAGGCTTTCATATACTCATGAAGTTTGTAAACTTTTAATAGAAACAGATAAAGTTCATTTAAACTCTGAAATTCAGACATATCCATGGAAAGATATCATAATAAAAGATTTTGCTGTTAGAGTAAAGCGAATGGATAAAGATGATAAGTTTGATACAACCGATGTTGAATGGGAGATAGGCGGCTTAATAAATAACAATATAGAAGGGGCCAAAGTAAATCTAAAAGATCCATCAAGCTTTTTGCGACTTATATACATTAATGGAAAGATTTTTGTAACTGAAAGACTATTTAAAATAGAAAAGAAGCATTTTTATAATCTTAAACCGCATAAAAGGCCTTTTTTTTATCCTGGATCTATGAGTCCAAAACTTGCAAGATGCATGGTTAATCTTACAGGAGTAAAGAAGGGAGACTTAGTTCTCGATCCATTCTGTGGAACAGGAGGAATTCTCTTAGAAGCAGGAATTATGGGTGCAAAGGTTATTGGTGTAGATATAGATGAAAAAATGGTGAATGGAACAATTAAAAATCTTAATTATTGTGGTGTAAAAGATTATCAGGTTTTTCAAGGTGATGCGAGGAAAATATGTTTGCATAATAAAGTTAAAGCTATTGCAACTGATCCTCCGTACGGTATTTCAGCATCAACTGGCGGTGAAGAAAGTCAAAATCTTTATGCCGAAGCTCTTGTTACAATGGCGGAAATACTCACAGATACAGGGAGGCTATGCATGGCAACACCTCACTACATGGATATAGAAGAGCTTATACAAGGTACAAACTTTGAAATAATAGAACAACACCATATAAGAATGCACAAAAGTTTAACTCGTGTTATATCTATCCTTAAAAAATCACTGAAAGAGGAAAGATAATCAAGACTTAGATCAAATTTGTTTATATAAATTAAAATTTTGTATTGAGCAAATTTTATAAATTATTTTATTAGATTCTTAAAGGCCATCTAGAATTGTAATTTAATTAAAATTTATTAACATTAAGCAATCTTTAAAACTTTGTTTAAGATTAAAGTGGAGGGGGACCCTTGAAAGCTAGAATATTTGACACAACACTTAGAGATGGAGAGCAAACTCCGGGAGTTTCTTTAACTCCGGATCAGAAGCTTAGGATAGCAATCAAGCTTGATGAGTTAGGGGTTAATGTTATAGAGGCAGGTTCCGCCATTACATCGGTGGGGGAAAGGGAAGGAATTAAAAAAATAGTTTCTGAAGATCTTTCAGCTGAAATATGCAGTTTTGCAAGGGCAGTTAAAGTTGATGTAGATGCAGCTCTAGAATGTGGAGTTGAAAGTGTTCATTTGGTTGTTCCAACATCTGATTTACATATAGAACATAAATTAAGGAAAACTCGAGAAGAAGTAAAAAGAACAGCAATTGAAGCTGCAGAATATGCTGTTGATCATGGTTTACTCGTTGAACTTTCAGCAGAAGATGCAACTCGAAGTGATTACAAATTTCTTAAACAAGTTCTAAGTGAAGGAATAGATGCTGGAGCTAAAAGAGTTTGTGCCTGTGACACAGTAGGAATGCTCACACCAGAAAGATCTTATGAATTTTACAAGGGTTTAACAGAATTAGGAGTGCCAGTTAGTGTTCATTGTCATAATGATTTTGGATTAGCCGTTGCAAATACTCTATCAGGACTTCGGGCCGGTGCAAGTCAGGCTCATGTAACAGTAAATGGAATTGGTGAAAGAGCTGGAAATGCTTCTCTTGAGGAGGTTGTAGTTTCCCTGAATTCTCTTTACAATATTAAAACAGATATTAATTTTAAAATGCTCTATGAAATGTCAAAAACAGTGGCAAGGATGACAGGAATATATCTTCAGCCAAACAAGGCCATAGTGGGTGAGAATGCATTTGCACACGAATCAGGAATACATGCAGATGGTGTTATTAAAAAGGCAGAAACATATGAACCAATAACTCCGGAGCTTGTTGGTCACAGACGAAGATTTGTTATGGGTAAACATGTGGGTTCTCATATTATCCGAAAGAGAATAAAAGAGATGGGATTAAGGGTAGATGATGTTAGATTTGAACAAATATTCGCAAGAATAAAAGCCCTTGGAGATATGGGAAAATGTGTAACAGATGTTGATCTTCAAGCAATTGCAGAAGATGCACTTGGAGTTCTAGCAGAAAAGCCAGTAGAACTTGAAGAGTTAACCATAGTCTCTGGAAACAAGGTCACCCCAACTGCATCGGTAAAAATCAATGTTGATGGTGTGGAAAAGGTTGAAGCTGGTGTTGGTGTTGGTCCGGTGGATGCAGCAATTGTTGCAGTTAGGAAAAGTGTAAAAGACATTGCAGACATACAGCTTGAAGAATATCATGTTGATGCCATAACAGGGGGAACTGATGCTCTGATTGATGTTGTTGTCAAACTCAAAAATGGTGATAATATAGTTAGCGCAAGAAGTACTCAGCCAGATATTATAATGGCCAGTGTAGAAGCAGTTTTAGGTGGAGTTAACAAAATAGTCAGCGATAAAATGATCAGAGAATCTGAAAATAAGGAATAATCTATTTTAATCAAACTATGATTATTATTCCTTTCCCGGTTTAGAACATAAAATCGCTGTTTATTCTAGATCAGCATAAAGAAGATATAATAAACAAGAGGATTTAATAATTTAATTATGAACTCTGCACCATCAAAAGGTAAGTTATCACATGTAAAAAGATTTTTCAGTGCCTTAGGAAGTCTTTTATCCACTTACATGGCAATTATACTTACAATAGGTTTTTTAGTACCTTGGATATTAGGAGCAATCAAGATACATAACTACAATGAAATAATTAGCTTTATTGAAGTTTTTGTGTTGGTTTCTGCAACATTATCCCTTTTAAGCTTCACATATATTATGGCACTTTCAGACATACATGAAAAGGTCAAAGATTCTATGATAAAATCTGGAGAATTGTTTTTCATGACAACTGTCCAGTTTATTGTAGGACTGTTTTTATTATTATTGATGGATTATTTTACTAACAGTTTCCTCAACATATCTAATATTAATTTAAATCTCGACTTGGCTGGAATTACTTCGATTGCAATATTTTTAATTCAGATAATTGTACTTTTAGAGTTGATATTTGCTGTATCAAAATTTTTCAAGGGAGTTATAGGAGTATATGTTTCATTTAGGTCAGAACATTTCAAAGAATCCATATTTTATATTTTATCATGGAGGGGTAGAAATGTTTGAAAACAACGATGAACTAGGATGTAATATACAGGTGGCCGGATTCAAAACTCATATAACAAATATTGGACAGGTTATGGCTGATTTAAAACAATTTGACAATTGTATTATCCAACTCATGGATGCAGAGGGAATAGCTGGCAGAGAACATGCAATACATGCTACAATACATGCTATCAATGCATTTTCAAGAAAAGAAAACATTGCAAATGATTTGGGTCTAGAGATTTGTGTGAGAATGTCTGGTCAAAGGCAGATCTCGCAAGCCTTAAAAACACTAGGAATTAAAAACGGAGATGTGACTGTTTGTGTAATAGCAGTTGATTGTAACGCTGATGTCATGGATAAATTAACAGATATTCTTGATGAGAGAGACGATAAAGTTCTTGAACCTGATGAAGATAAGTTAAAAACCATGTATCATATTTCAGATATTGAAGCTGAAACTGCAGGAAGCATTAAAAAACTTTTAATGGAAAAAACTGCTCTTTTGATACTTGAAACTTGAATTAAAAGAAATTATATTTTTAATTTAGAGTTTTTAATATTTTTACTATCTCATCAAGATTTTCATGTGTCATGCACTTCACATCAAGATTTTTTATTTCAATGCATAATGCATTCATTTTCACCCTGTTGTAATTAGGGCATACAGTTATTATACTGCCTCCATTCACATTGAATCTATTTCTTAATTGATAACTTAATCTTTTAGGATGTTCATCAGGGATTATAATGTTTAATCCCGATTTGTCCCCATATAATACTTCCCTAAACTCCATTATTTCTGACTTTAAAAAGTTACAAACTTCTAATGTTTTAGAAAGTATGTAAGGTGCATTTTTTATCTCTGATGCAATACCTGCACATGTTACTGGATCTGCCTTAAAACTTTTTAAAATATTTTTAGCTGAATTAATTAAATTTATATCGTTAGTTGAAATGAAACCACCATTCCCAACATTAACTGTTTTGGGAGATCCAGTAGATGCAACAATCACATGAGCATGTTTGCCATTTCCAAGCATTCCACTTTCATCTCCAATTCCACCGGATGCATCTTCAACTAAAACAACCCCCATATCTTCACAAATCTTGTAAATATTTTTTATAGGTTGTTCTGCTGAATATCCTGCAAAACTGGTTATGAAAAGAGCTTCAGGATTAAATTTTTCTATTAAACATTCCAATTCATTTACTTCTACAATGCCAAGTTCTGTTGGAATTGGAATTGCTTTAATACCAAGAAATTCAGCCATTTTTTTGAAACCTATCCAGCCACCTTGATCAGGAATCATGATCCTATCTTTAAATGTACTCATTACTGAGAGAATGGCAGAATTGCCACTGTTCACAATTTTAACTTGATCATGTCTGGTGAATTTTTTTACACCCTCTTCTGCACTTTCTATTTCTTCATATCTACTGCCAGGGATATGTTTCAGATTGAGAGCTGATTTGCTCATGGCATTTCTTGTTTCAAATGAAGGTCGTCTGTAAAATAAATCCATAATATCCTCTTTTAAGTTGGTATAAAACTGTCTAAAGTAGTTTGTCTAGATTGTAAAAGTTCTTTTAAAAGGTCACTTTGTTTTACAAATTTTTGCATTGGGAGTTTGAGTTTGGTTGATATGTAGGAAAGAGCTGTTTTCATGTCCTCAAATTCAAGTGGTTTTTGATTCATAGCATTTCTAACATTTTCACGAACATTAAAAACTCCAAGGGGCACATAACCATTATATGCTTCTCTTAAAACTATTGCTCCTGCCTGTTTTCCTTCACGAGCAAGAGATTCAAGCACTGCCATTTTACATGTGTAGTAACATCCTCCAACTCTTGAATAACCTTTTTTTCCAGTGTTTCCTTCGTAGTCGGAAAATATTAATTCTTCACTTCCAAGAACATGTAAAAATGCTTCCATCCATTCGTATTGCCATTCTGTAGGGAGTAGAAGAATTGCATAATAATTGTTAAGACTTGAAAATTCATATACACGATGTGTATCAAGAACATCATTATAACGGACATTTTTCAGTAGACGATCACCTATAGTGCTGTCACATGCAGTTATTGACCATCTTGTTGGTACAAGTTTTCTTCTTTTACCAACTCCCATTGCACCTACTGAAAATGCTTTCTGTATGTTTGAAAATGGTATTCCCTTATTATTAAGGTCTAATACAGCATCGGCAGCCTTAAGATCACTATCATAGAAAACTTTCTCAAGCTCATGATCCCATTTTACATTATCAATGTCAAACTTTTGTATAAGTGCGCTTGGGCCATGAGGGGTGTGTTCATCACTGAAAGAGGTACCTCTTGGTTTTTTACTGAATTCTGCTTCACTTCCTATTGAGCTATCAGCAAGAGATATTTCTTGAAGTTTTTCAATAAAATTATTTTCCAGGTCTTTAATACCAACTATTTGTTTCCCACGCACTAGATTCAATCTGTAACCTATTATATCCTCTTGACTTTTGTCTTGTGGGATCCAAGATTCTGGCATGTCCATGATGGTGGTGTCACCTGAAAGCGGTGCTATCATTGGTCCTGCATATACTTTGGGATAGTTCCAACTACCAATAAAAACAGATGGTGGTGTGCTCCCATCAATCTCCTTACCAACATCCACTGAATGCATTTTTATCCTAGAAGTCAGTTTTTTGAGGTAAGCTGTTTTGCCGTTTATCATAATTATCTAATAAACTATTCAACTACAAACTTAATAAGATCGATGAGAGCATTTGAGCAGTAACAAAAAATTTTGTTTTTATTTTGATTAAATAAATAATATATTTCTAAATAAAAATCTTTTAAATTTATCTTTTGACTAACTTTAAGGATGCAGAATTCATGCAATATCGCAATCCTGTTGGTTTGGGTCCGTCGTCGAAAACATGTCCTAAATGTGCATCACAGCGGGCGCATAGTGATTCAGTTCTTATCATACCATAGTTTCTATCCTTATGTTCTTTGATATTTTCATCAGCTATGGGTTGCCAGAAGCTTGGCCATCCAGTTCCGGAGTCAAACTTAGTATTCGAATCAAACAGATCCGTTCCACAACAAATACACTCATATATTCCATCCTCGTGACAGTCGTGATATTTGCCTGTAAACGCAAGTTCTGTCCCCTGGTGTCTTGCAACATTATAGGATTCTTTGCTCAATATTTTTTTCCATTCTTCGTCGGTTTTTTTTATTTTCTCAACCAGTTCTACCTTACCAGTTTTTACAGAGTAGATTGGTATAAGTGAATCTTCCTTTGAATTGGTTGTCATGATAATTTATATGATCAACCAAAACTAAATAATTCACTGTTTAAGAACTTAAAAAGAAAAAGTAAATAAAAAAAAGGTTAATTTTTTTAGGCAAATTCAATTGTACTAGGAGGTTTGTCACTTACAGAAAGTGAAACATGTGTTACTTCGGGTATTTCAGCTGTTATTCTCTGAGATATTGTTTTTACCATACTCCATGGGAGTTCAGGTACATTTGCAGTCATTGCATCGATTGATTCAACCATTCGAAGCACTACCAAATAACCAAAATCCCTTATGTCTCCTTTAACTCCCGTAACTTTTGTATCAGTTAAAACAGCAAAGTACTGCCATAAAGTTGCATCAAGACCTTCTTTTTTAACTTCTTCCTCTACAATTGCATTGGCTTTTCTACAAATGCTTATTTTTTCAGGAGTCAATATGCCTACTACCCTTACTGCAAGCCCAGGACCAGGATATGGTTGTCTGTTAACCATTTCATCAGGAAGACCCATTTTACTTCCTATTACTCTAACTTCGTCTTTATAAAGTTCTCTTATTGGTTCAACAATCTCCAGTACTAATCCATGTGGAAGTGCTATATTGTGATGCGATTTTATTTGTCCATCACTTTCTATCCAGTCTGGTGCTATTGTGCCTTGTACAAGAAATTCAGCACCTTCTTCTTCTGCAACCCTTTCAAAAACTCTTATAAATAATTCACCAATGATCTTTCTCTTTTCTTCAGGATCAGAAACACCATCAAGTCTGTTTAAAAATTCTTCCTCTGCATTAATAGTTCTCAAATTGAGTCGGTCATTAAATGTTTTATTAACATAATCTGATTCTCCTTCTCTTAAAAGCCCGTGATCAACAAATACGGCAATTAAATTATCTCCAATAGCTGTTGAAGTTAATACTGATGCTACTGAGCTGTCAACACCGCCAGATAGTGCTATTATGGCTTTTTTATCGCCTATTATATTTTTTATTTCTTGAATTGATTCATTTATAAAATCAGATGGATCTAACATGTTTTCACCTTGAACAATATGAAATTATGTTTATCATAACAACTATAAAATCTATTTCTTATTTTTACATTGTATGATTCAATTATTTTTACTTGTATTAATTAAATGTTAATAAATGATGACAAATAAATATTATTTTATTATGGGGATAACGTATGGCTCATGATAATTTATTGCAAAAGCTGTTTAGAAATCAAACAAATAAAACTTGGGTTCAATTTTTAAGATATATTTTAGTAGGATGGATAGTTTTTATTATTGATTTTGGTTCCCTATTTTTTCTAACTGAAGTTTTTGGGATTTATTACCTCATTTCAGCTGCTTTAGCCTTTACACTGGGATTAATTGCCAATTATTTCTTGAGTATTGGCTGGGTTTTTAATATAAGAATTCAAACAAAAAAACACTTTGAATTCGGGGTTTTTGCGTTAATTGGAATAATTGGTCTCTTTTTTAATGAAGTTTTGATATGGGTTTTAACTGAGGATCAAGGGATTAACTATCTGATTTCAAAGATATTTACATCAATATTAATTCTGTTCTGGAATTTTTATGCAAGGAAATTTATTTTATTTAGTTGATTCATGATAAATAATTAAATTTAGATATTCAAACTTTGTAAAAATTAATTAGTTTAATGATTTTTTTTCATTATATTCCTTACAAGTTTCATAGAAGTTTTCGAATATCTTTCCTCCATTTTCAGTGTGATGAACTTCAGGATGGAACTGTATTCCATAAATAGGTTTGGTTTCGTGTTTCATGGCTTCAACACCACATATTGATGATGTTGCAAGAACTTTGAAGTTTTCAGGTGGTTTAATTACTTCATCTTTGTGAGATGCCCATACATCTGCACTTTTTCCAAAACCCTTTAATATATCGTTTTCATCAAGTATATTTATTTTAATCTGAGCATAACTTTCAATACCTGCTGCACCTATTTCTCCACCAAATGCTTTGGCAATAATTTGATGGCCAAGACATATGCCTAAAATTGGATAATCAAGTTCTTCAACATAACTCAAGGAGTTTCCGGCTCTTTCGATCGAAGGTCCACCACCGAGAATAAGTCCGAGGGGATTTTTTTCCTTTACTTCTTCAAGTGATGTTGAATTTGGAATTATCTCTGAAGGAATCTTAAGATAATGGAGACTTCTATAAATTCTATGATTGTACTGCCCAAGATTATTAACAACAAGTATTTTCATTTATTATACTCCTTAATTATGGTTTTAAATATATTAAAAGCAGATTTTCTAGTTTATAACTGCTTAATTTGAATTAGCTTAAATCTTAATATTGGAAATCTATTTATGATCCCGAACTAACAATAAAAACATGGAATTTAGTGATCTAGTTTATATAATAATAGCTCTTTTAGTGGCAGCTGTTTTGTTCTATATCTTCATATGGTTAGTGCCAATTATAATAGTATTAATCATAGCTTATGTAATATATATCTTTTTGAAGGGACCTACAGATAGTTACTGAAGGATCAAAAAAACAGATTATAAGAACATTCTTTTTATTTTTTAGTTCTAAAAAATTATTTATCCTGTTTAAGGTAAACCATCTATTAGGAGAATATATATGAGAAAGGACAGTGAATTTACAGGAATAACCGAGAATCTTTTAGCATTCCGAGAAGAGGTAAAGGATGCTAAAAAAATAACATTCATTGGTATGCCTGGGGTATGTAGTCCTTTTGCTCTGCTTTTTGCCTTTGTTGTTAAGGAAAAGGAATCAATTTTTATAACTGGTACAGATTTAACTAGTGCCAAAAAAATTATCCCTTCTGATCAAGGTATGCGGTTTGGTGAATTAGCAGATCCTCATGCTGATGTTGTTGCTCTTTTGGGAGGGTTAGCTATGCCAAAATCCAAAGTTAAAGCTGAAGACATTCAAAAAATTCTTGATGTTGTTCTTGAAGATAATGGAAAATTAATGGGACTTTGTTATATGGATGTATTTCGAGAGTCTGGATGGCATGAAATATTAGACTTTGACTGTATAATTAACGGGACATTAACAGGTTTTATTTTAAGAAAATAATTCGGTGGAGGGGGTATATTTGGATCTAGAGTCAATTGGTATGAAAAAGGGATTATTATATGAAACAATTTTAACAACGAGGAATGATGATGGAACTCCCAATGCTGCACCTATAGGGGTGATATGTAAGGATAATAAAGAAGTTGTTTTGTATCTTCACCAAGGATCCTGTACTGTTCATAACATAAAGAAAAATCAAAGTTTCATTGTGAATATATTGAAGGATCCAATGGTTTTTGTAGAATCTACTATGGGTGATTTGTCTGAAAAATATTTTGAGCAGTATGAAAATGAATTTTATATTAAAAATACAGACGCATTTTTTTTGGCTAATGTTACAAGTTTGAAGGATGTTGAAAGGGAAGATAATTTTGGAATTTCTGTAATAACTGTTTTAAGGGCTGAAACTTCCTATATAATCAAGAAAAAAGAATGTGTTGAACCATTAAACAGGGCAATATATGGAATAATCGAAGGACTAGTTTATTTAACAAGAATGGAAATGGTTTCTGGGGACATGGAGAAACTTTATCGTCATAGAATGAGTGAAATTTCTAGGATAGTAAACAAAGTTGGTGGAGAAGAACATAAAAATGCAATGAAAAAAATTTCAGAGGCTTTCAAAAAATACGATTAATATAATTGTTAAATACCCTAATAATAGATTTAATAAGATTAAACCATTATTTCTGGATCAGATCAATAAAATCAAACTTTTCAACATCAAAAAGACCAATATCACTTATTTTAAGTTTTGGAATTACAAGTAGTGCCATAAAAGATAACGACATGAATGGAGATTGTAGTTTTGAGCCCATATTTTTAACGGCATGATGCAATATCATCAAATCTGATGAAACATCTCTAACATTTTTGTAACTCATTAATCCTGCTACAGGAAGTTCCAATGAATAAATCCCCTCCTTTGAAACTGCTGCTAGCCCTCCTTTATTTTTAAGGACAGTATTAACAGTTTTTGCCATATACTGGCTGTTTGTTCCTACAGTTATAATATTGTGTGAATCATGGGCAACACTTGATGCAATAGCACCTTCTTTAATACCAAAACCCTTTATAAATGCATTAAAAACCCGTTCATGACCATAACGTTCTACAACTGCAATTTTTAGTATATCCTTATCAACATTTGTTTCTAATTTTCCATCTATTATTTTTAAATTAGCTAAAAATTCTTCGGTAATTAGCTGGCCCTCGAGAACTTCCATAACCCTCACAGTTTCACTAGATCCTTTACCCATAATATTAAAGTCTGAAGAATTTTTTGGTTTTAATTTAAACGTGCTTGGAATTTCAATTGGTTTCACATTAAAATGAGGTTTTCCATCCTTTGCAACCAGTTTTCCATCTATAATAACCTTTTCTATATTCAATTCTTCAATACTATCTACTAAAATCATGTCTGCAGCTTTTCCCGGAATTAAATTTCCGTTGTTTAATTTATAATGCTCTGCAGGATTGATTGTCACCATTTTAATAGCATCAATGGGATCTATCCCATATTCAATAGCTCTTTTGATCATTTCATTTATATGTCCATTTAAAAGGTCTTCAGGATGTTTATCATCAGAAACAATAAAATCTCCCCCTGCAGTAGCAAGATCTTTAAGATTCTTGGCTGAAGAACCTTCCCTAAGCATTATTTTCATGCCAAGTCTTCTTTTTTCAGCTACTTCATCAACATTAGTACATTCATGGTCTGTTGATATTCCTGAAATAATATATTTACAGAGTTCAGGGCCTGATAAAAGTGGGGCATGGCCATCAATGGGCTTTTTTAATTTTTTTGCAACTTCTAATTTATTTATTACTTCAGGATTATCTTCTAATACTCCTGGAAAGTTCATCATCTCTCCAAGTGCAACTACATTATCATTTTTAAGTAATAATTCTATTTCTTCTGTAGAAATCACTGCTCCAGATGTTTCAAACAATGTTGCGGGAACACAGGAAGGTGCAGTTAAGAACATTTTAAGTGGAACAGAAGAAGCATCATTTAACATGTAATTTATGCCCTTAATCCCCATTACATTAGCTATTTCATGGGGATCAGATACAACAGATGTTGTTCCATATGGAACTACTGCTTCTGCAAATCTTGAAGGTGTTAACATAGAACTTTCTATGTGTATATGTGAATCAATAAAACCCGGTAAAATTAAACTCTTAAAATCCTCATCAACAG
This window contains:
- the msrB gene encoding peptide-methionine (R)-S-oxide reductase MsrB is translated as MTTNSKEDSLIPIYSVKTGKVELVEKIKKTDEEWKKILSKESYNVARHQGTELAFTGKYHDCHEDGIYECICCGTDLFDSNTKFDSGTGWPSFWQPIADENIKEHKDRNYGMIRTESLCARCDAHLGHVFDDGPKPTGLRYCMNSASLKLVKR
- the guaA gene encoding glutamine-hydrolyzing GMP synthase, with translation MLDPSDFINESIQEIKNIIGDKKAIIALSGGVDSSVASVLTSTAIGDNLIAVFVDHGLLREGESDYVNKTFNDRLNLRTINAEEEFLNRLDGVSDPEEKRKIIGELFIRVFERVAEEEGAEFLVQGTIAPDWIESDGQIKSHHNIALPHGLVLEIVEPIRELYKDEVRVIGSKMGLPDEMVNRQPYPGPGLAVRVVGILTPEKISICRKANAIVEEEVKKEGLDATLWQYFAVLTDTKVTGVKGDIRDFGYLVVLRMVESIDAMTANVPELPWSMVKTISQRITAEIPEVTHVSLSVSDKPPSTIEFA
- a CDS encoding GtrA family protein translates to MAHDNLLQKLFRNQTNKTWVQFLRYILVGWIVFIIDFGSLFFLTEVFGIYYLISAALAFTLGLIANYFLSIGWVFNIRIQTKKHFEFGVFALIGIIGLFFNEVLIWVLTEDQGINYLISKIFTSILILFWNFYARKFILFS
- a CDS encoding GMP synthase subunit A, with product MKILVVNNLGQYNHRIYRSLHYLKIPSEIIPNSTSLEEVKEKNPLGLILGGGPSIERAGNSLSYVEELDYPILGICLGHQIIAKAFGGEIGAAGIESYAQIKINILDENDILKGFGKSADVWASHKDEVIKPPENFKVLATSSICGVEAMKHETKPIYGIQFHPEVHHTENGGKIFENFYETCKEYNEKKSLN
- a CDS encoding DUF2124 family protein is translated as MRKDSEFTGITENLLAFREEVKDAKKITFIGMPGVCSPFALLFAFVVKEKESIFITGTDLTSAKKIIPSDQGMRFGELADPHADVVALLGGLAMPKSKVKAEDIQKILDVVLEDNGKLMGLCYMDVFRESGWHEILDFDCIINGTLTGFILRK
- a CDS encoding DUF447 domain-containing protein, with protein sequence MDLESIGMKKGLLYETILTTRNDDGTPNAAPIGVICKDNKEVVLYLHQGSCTVHNIKKNQSFIVNILKDPMVFVESTMGDLSEKYFEQYENEFYIKNTDAFFLANVTSLKDVEREDNFGISVITVLRAETSYIIKKKECVEPLNRAIYGIIEGLVYLTRMEMVSGDMEKLYRHRMSEISRIVNKVGGEEHKNAMKKISEAFKKYD
- the ade gene encoding adenine deaminase produces the protein MERISGNLLNVSTEEIYGAEISIENGIVKCVKTVDEDFKSLILPGFIDSHIHIESSMLTPSRFAEAVVPYGTTSVVSDPHEIANVMGIKGINYMLNDASSVPLKMFLTAPSCVPATLFETSGAVISTEEIELLLKNDNVVALGEMMNFPGVLEDNPEVINKLEVAKKLKKPIDGHAPLLSGPELCKYIISGISTDHECTNVDEVAEKRRLGMKIMLREGSSAKNLKDLATAGGDFIVSDDKHPEDLLNGHINEMIKRAIEYGIDPIDAIKMVTINPAEHYKLNNGNLIPGKAADMILVDSIEELNIEKVIIDGKLVAKDGKPHFNVKPIEIPSTFKLKPKNSSDFNIMGKGSSETVRVMEVLEGQLITEEFLANLKIIDGKLETNVDKDILKIAVVERYGHERVFNAFIKGFGIKEGAIASSVAHDSHNIITVGTNSQYMAKTVNTVLKNKGGLAAVSKEGIYSLELPVAGLMSYKNVRDVSSDLMILHHAVKNMGSKLQSPFMSLSFMALLVIPKLKISDIGLFDVEKFDFIDLIQK